In Priestia aryabhattai, the genomic window TCGACCACTGTTCATGGGTCCAGCATACCACAACTTTAGATTTGGTGTAACGCACTACACCAATTTTTCATCTTCGATAAAATTGGGAGCGCGCTCTACGAGGTGAGCGGTCGGAATTCCTCCCTGTGTTTGGCGGAGCCAAAAAGAAAAAAGACATCCTTCACGGATGCCCTTTTTCTTTAAGACCGTGGACGCTGTCCACCACCTGCCAAAGGGAAGCCCCTTTGGAATGGCTCCTACAAACACCCCCAACCCCCTCAACCTTTGAGGGGGCTCCCTCGCCGGTTGGCGTCAAACAAACGCAGTTGTTTGAGTGCCAAGAGGGTCTGGGTCTGGTGCGTCTATCAACTCCTTAAATTCTCGACCTGACGGTCTTGCGATTTACCGTTGACAGACCTTCAATATTCATTCACATATCTTTGGTTGGTTGATGGATAGAATAGCCGGGTATCTATGTTACAGTAAAAGTAGTTCCACAAAAGGGCAACCATATAAAAATCCAGTGCTTAGGTAAACCGGAATGATCTGAAATCATCTCGGTTTACCTAAGCACCTTTTTAAATCTTGCTTATAATGATAAATTAGTTAAGCCTTTAATTGGGCATTCATTTGGAGTTTTAATAATGTGAGAATCAATCGTATATTATATTTTTTCCTTCTTCACTTAACTTTTTTAAAGATGTAAGCATATGATTTATTTCTTCATCGGAATGTCTTTCCCATGAACCTAATTCAGCTACTATCTTCAAGGGAGATTTAGATCTATAAGAACGTGTTGGGTTTCCAGGGAATTTTTTATCAGTTAAATTCGGATCATTTTCAAAATCGCCCAATGGTTCTACAATATAAATTCTCTCTTTTGAATTAGATCTTGCTAATTCAGCACCCCATTTAGCAGCGTTTAATGTTCCAGTGAAATAGATATGGTTAGATTTTTTATCCTGATAATTGGATAAGTACAACGGTTCAAGCAGGTCTCCAATTTTCAGTTCTGCTTTAGTACCATGAAAAAACGGACCAGGATCTAAGACATTTTTTTTGTCATTCATATAGCCACATCCCTTATATTTTTAGACTTGCGTATAACAGTATAAGGCAGGACATGATTGAAAAAACAGTCTATAAATAATCCCCATATAGGGTTATAATATAAGTAGAGACTAAGATGTTATCGGAAACAAACCATCTAAATAAAAAAGACTGCTAAATATCTAGCAGTCTTTTTTCACTTCCAAAATTCCCACCACTTCTTTTTCTTTTCTTCACTCGCAGCAATAAGTTTTTGAGTTTCTTGCATTCCTCTAACAGCATCTAAAAGTTCACGATCCCTATTATCTAATTTCTTTGAGATATATTCATCTCTTTGTTGAATTTGCTTCAGTAATTCTTGGTTAAATTTCATTTGCTCTTCTTTAAAATCTTCAAATTGTTTTAGTAACTGCTCATACTGTTGTGTCCCCTGATATGTCGTTAATTTCTCTGTGTCACGGTCTGACATATCATCTTCGCCAACCGTTGATATTACTGCATTTATAGCCTGATCTAGTGACATA contains:
- the arr gene encoding NAD(+)--rifampin ADP-ribosyltransferase, whose amino-acid sequence is MNDKKNVLDPGPFFHGTKAELKIGDLLEPLYLSNYQDKKSNHIYFTGTLNAAKWGAELARSNSKERIYIVEPLGDFENDPNLTDKKFPGNPTRSYRSKSPLKIVAELGSWERHSDEEINHMLTSLKKLSEEGKNIIYD
- a CDS encoding DUF3967 domain-containing protein, which translates into the protein MSGDIKKQQKVYTAREVATLLAIQNTTVRKYAQMLEKAGYHIHKNELGHRGFFDNDVIVLRKIRELIKHPDMSLDQAINAVISTVGEDDMSDRDTEKLTTYQGTQQYEQLLKQFEDFKEEQMKFNQELLKQIQQRDEYISKKLDNRDRELLDAVRGMQETQKLIAASEEKKKKWWEFWK